A stretch of the Ornithodoros turicata isolate Travis chromosome 4, ASM3712646v1, whole genome shotgun sequence genome encodes the following:
- the LOC135390969 gene encoding proton-coupled folate transporter-like — protein sequence MRFFLPDRAEGSQVPLLRTRISTDMQSNSNAVERQRSTDTIVLKEGGRVDWFLFVRKLHLELFLFVFAMSYSMRLILTQDLFLTKACWFLYKMDNAACRNLSWNITIKDDVTRHANINNLCLFLIQFVPAGLLSIFLSPWSDKYGSKIPILVAVVGGIVQDLTTLVTVLVWTTPTYVTVLCGVPNGLSGGLVSVCASVYSNGAKTVSAELKTVRFACILTALTLGFQLGMFVGGQIFNAAGYLPIYATSAGLLALMVTWIWWTVPFSSQLYCTGRRELIRDLLKVNNFKAGFQSVFRRRPGRNRTKLLLMMLSLWFILFNSETARSINLYYTKSRFDWGPLKFSNVTAFFGLLQLVGTAICVLIFSRFLQWRDPALAIIGVVVFMLQNIIKGLATKEWMYYLSYVVGSPGGAAAVGISSYASKLISPYEATKVFSFWTTCESLVPAFGDVFSSLVFNAALEYQPGLPFLIGAGLQLFPLAALVYCLRVAEANPEDDDDELLGEPEPMTSPVDQ from the exons ATGCGCTTCTTCTTGCCTGACAGAGCAGAAGGAAGTCAGGTGCCCCTCCTGAGGACCAGGATCAGCACAGACATGCAG AGCAACAGCAATGCCGTGGAGAGGCAACGGTCGACCGACACGATTGTCCTCAAGGAAGGAGGCCGCGTGGACTGGTTCCTCTTTGTGCGCAAACTCCACCTGGAGCTATTCCTCTTTGTGTTTGCCATGTCCTACTCGATGCGACTCATCCTCACGCAAGACCTGTTCCTCACCAAGGCCTGCTGGTTCCTCTACAAGATGGACAACGCGGCCTGCCGGAACCTCTCCTGGAACATTACCATCAAGGACGACGTCACCCGGCACGCCAACATCAACAACTTATGCCTCTTCTTAATCCAGTTTGTGCCTGCAGGACTGCTGTCCATATTCCTCAGCCCGTGGAGCGACAAGTATGGGAGTAAGATTCCAATCTTGGTGGCCGTAGTTGGGGGTATCGTTCAGGACCTGACCACACTGGTCACTGTGCTGGTGTGGACGACACCCACCTATGTGACTGTTCTCTGCGGAGTTCCCAACGGCCTGAGCGGGGGCCTCGTCTCCGTCTGCGCGTCCGTCTACAGCAACGGCGCAAAGACCGTGTCCGCCGAGCTGAAGACGGTCCGCTTCGCGTGCATTCTGACGGCGTTGACACTGGGGTTTCAGTTGGGGATGTTTGTCGGGGGTCAGATTTTCAACGCGGCAGGTTACCTGCCCATCTACGCGACATCTGCGGGCCTCTTGGCACTCATGGTGACGTGGATATGGTGGACGGTGCCTTTTAGTTCCCAGCTGTACTGCACAGGGAGAAGAGAGCTTATTCGAGATTTGCTCAAGGTGAACAATTTTAAGGCGGGCTTTCAGTCGGTGTTTCGTCGGCGGCCCGGCAGGAATCGAACTAAGTTGTTGCTGATGATGCTGTCCCTGTGGTTCATTCTCTTCAACAGCGAAA CCGCGCGAAGCATCAACCTGTACTACACGAAGAGCCGTTTCGACTGGGGGCCGCTCAAGTTTTCGAATGTCACTGCCTTCTTTGGCCTCCTGCAGCTGGTGGGAACAGCCATCTGTGTGCTCATTTTCAGCAGGTTCCTGCAG TGGCGGGACCCAGCCCTTGCCATCATCGGTGTTGTCGTCTTCATGCTGCAGAACATTATCAAAGGATTGGCAACCAAGGAATGGATGTACTACCTCA GTTATGTAGTGGGATCTCCTGGAGGAGCAGCTGCTGTTGGCATCTCTTCTTATGCCTCCAAGTTGATTAGTCCGTACGAAGCGA CCAAGGTGTTCTCCTTCTGGACAACGTGCGAATCACTGGTTCCTGCATTTGGAGATGTCTTCTCATCCCTGGTGTTCAACGCTGCTCTGGAGTACCAGCCAGGGTTACCATTCCTTATAGGAGCTGGTCTTCAACTTTTTCCCCTTGCTGCCCTTGT GTATTGCCTGCGTGTGGCCGAAGCAAACCcggaggacgacgacgacgagctgCTCGGAGAGCCAGAGCCCATGACCAGTCCCGTGGACCAGTAG